From the Pseudodesulfovibrio indicus genome, the window CCGGCCAATGCCGTGGGCGCGTTCGACGTCTCCCTGACCGGCGCGGACCTGCGCGCCCTGGGCGTGCGGCTGGCCGAAGACGCGGTGGTGGAGATCAAGAGCGAGCTGGCCGAGGGCACAATCCGGTTCTCCATGAACCGGGTGGCCCTGGCCGAGCCGTATCCTGCGGCCCTGACCGTCCCGGCGGGCAGCCTGAGCGCGGACGCATTGTCCATGCAGTTCTCCCTGGCCGGTGCCGGGGTGGAGATGGGCGGCAGGCTGGACGCTTCGCGGCGCGAGGCGGGCGACGGGCTGTGGGACGTATCCTTCACCGCAGTCAACCCGAACCGGCTGGAGGTTCAGGCTCCGGGCCGGGTCATCGTCCTGGACGGGTTCATCTTTTCCATGCAGGGCACGGCGGCTCCGGGCCGGGCGGACGTGGTCCTGAACTGCGGCACGCGCGGCACCGGGCTGCCTCAGTTCGGGTTCACCTCCGGTCCCATGCGGCTGACCCTGCCCCTCAAGTGGCCCGCGCCCGGGGCGCACACGCCGGGCAAGATATCCCTGTCCAGCCTGAAGATGGACAAGCGCAAGCTGGGCGACGTGACCGCGCAGGTGCGCCAACAGGGCACGGACCTGGCCTACGGCGGCACGCTCAGAACCGAGTTGCTGCCCGGCCTGAAGGTCCCCTTCTCCGGGGTCTCGTCCATGACCAGCAACAGGACCGAGATCACCTTCAAGGTCGACGACTACGTGCTGTCCGGGCGGTTCGACCCGGCCACCCTGTCCCCGGGGTTGAAGGGCGTGGTCCTGACCGGCATGCTCGGCGCGGACGGCGGCGTGCGCGTGGGCGAGCGCGGCGTGGAGAGCTGGGCCGGAGTGCGGCTCCGGGACGGCTCCCTGACCATGTCCGAGGGGGCGGTGACCGCCGTCGGCATCAACGCTTCCTTTTCCTCGCCCGACCTTTTCGTCCTGCGCAGCGCACCGGCCCAGCAGATATCCTTTGCCGAGGTCAGGGCGGGCGAGATCGTGCTGACCAACGGCAAGGTGGCCTACCAGCTGGAGTCCATGGGTTCCGTGCTGGTGGAGCAGGCCGGGTTCGACTGGTGCGGCGGCCATGTTTCGAGCAAGGCGTTCCGGGTGGTCCCGGACTCGCGCGAATACAACGTGACCCTGTTCTGCTCCGAGCTGAAGCTTTCGGAAATCCTATCCCAGCTCGGGCTGGCCAAGGCCCGGGGCGCGGCCGCCCTGTCCGGGGAGCTGCCCGTGACCTGGAAGAACGGGAAAATTTCGTTCAACAGCGGATTTTTGCACTCCACGCCGGGCGAGGGCGGGACCATCCAGGTGGACGCCATGCAGGATCTGGTGGACGCCATCCCGGAAGGAACGCCCCAGCGCGGGCAGCTGGAGCTGGCGCGCGAGGCGGTGCGCGACTTCGAATACAAGTGGGTGCGCATCAAGGCGGACACCGTGGGCGACGATTTGCTGGTGCGGCTCTCCGTGGACGGCAAGCCCGCCTCCACCCTGCCCTTCGTGTACAAGCGGGAATTCGGCGGGTTCATGCGCGTGACCGGCGACGTCAAGGGATCGAATTTCCAGGGACTCAGGCTCGATGTGAATTTCAGCGTGCCACTGGACCGGATTTTGCTGTATAAGGACATCACACGGATGATCGAATAGGGAGAAAACGTGTCATGAAACAAACCATCATTCTGGCGGCCTGCCTCCTGATGGCCACGACCTTCGGCTGCTCCACCAGCCACAAGGTCGAAGTGGCCCCGGTGGAGGTCAAGCCCATCCACATCACCATCGACGTGAACGTCCGGGTTGACCGGGCCCTGGACGACTTCTTCTCGGACATCGACGAAGTCCCGGCAACTCCGGAGGCGACCAATGCGCAATAAGACCACCCTCATCCTCATCGTCACCCTGGCCGTGACCCTGTTCGCGACCTCGGCACTGGCCCAGTCCCTCAAGGACCGCATGATCGCCCGCAAGCCCGCCGTGGCCGCCCTGCTGGCCGACGGCGCCGTGGGCGAGAACAACCAGGGATACCTGGAATTCCGGGGCGCCAAGAAGCAGGCCGACGTGGTGGCCGCCGAGAACCAGGACCGGGCCACGGTCTACCAGGCCATCGCCCGGAAGACCGGCACCACCCCGGACCTGGTGGGCCAGCGCCGCGCGGCCCAGATCGCGGAAACCGCCCCCTCCGGCACCTGGCTCCAGAAGCCCGACGGCGGCTGGTACCGAAAGTAACCCCAACCTTCTCCGCCCCCCCCCGCTCCCCCCTCCTTTCGCGCAGCGACATAAAAAGTTTAGGAGGGTGAGGGGGATGGGGGTCCGGGGGAAGGGGGAGAGGGAAGCCCTTTTCAAAGGGTTCCCTCTCCCCCTTCCCCCGGGGCCGGAGCCCCCCCCACCATGCCTGAAGCTCAAACCGTTGTCGTGACCAGGGCCGAGTCCGGCCAGAAGCTGTTGCAGTTTCTGGAGCGGCGGCTCACGGGCGAGGTGCCCAGATCAGCCATCCAGAAATGGATCCGCACCGGCCAGGTGCGCGTGGACAAGGGCCGCAAGAAGCCTTTCGACCGGCTGGCCGAGGGACAGGCCGTGCGCATCCCGCCGTACACGCCGGGCGAGGACAGGTCCGTCCCGCTCGGCCTGGGCGAGCAGCCGGGCAGGCTGGTCATCGCCTTCGAGGACGACGAGCTGCTGGCCGTGGCCAAGCCCGCCGGGCTGGCGGCCCACGGCGGCGACGGCGTGGACGATTCGGTGACGGCTCGGCTGAAGGCGAAGTACGCGGGCGCGGACTTCATGCCCACCCTGGCGCACCGGCTGGACCGCGACACCTCCGGGCTGCTGCTGGCGGCCAAGAGCTACGAGGCGCTGCGCAGGCTGAACGACCTGTTCGCGTCGGGCGGGGTGGGCAAGGTCTATGTGGCGTGGGTGGACGGGCGGTGGTCGGAGCCGGACGGCGCGCTGCTCCGGGACACCATGGAGAAATCGGGCGCGCCGGGCCGGGAAAAGGTCCGCACCGGGTCGGGCAAGGACGCCCTGGCGCGGGTCACGTCACTGGTTCGGGAAAAGGACCGGACGCTGCTGGGCGTGCGGCTGCTCACCGGGCGCACGCACCAGATCCGGGTGCAGCTCGCCTCGCGCGGCAACCCGGTGGTGGGCGACCGCAAGTACGGGGACAACAAGTCGCGCGGCTCCATGCGGCTGCACTGCTACGCCATGCAGGCGGACGGCAGGACGTTGAACCTCAAGCCCGCCTGGACCGGCAAGTGGGCACCGGACGAGGACGCCCTGCGCGCGGCCCTGGCCCTGCTCTTCGACTGAGTTCTCTAGCGGGTGATGCGAATGGATTCGTCCGCGGCCTTGTCAAAGGCCGCGACCTCGTCAAAGCGCGCGGCCATGAACCCTTCCTGGGTCACGTCCCCGGCGCATTCGCCGTTCTCCCCGCGATAATTCCCGAACTTGACCACGGCCACCACGTCGCTGTCCAGGGCGACCACGTAGGCGCGCACCAGCTGGCACAGCCGGGGCAGCCAGGAGGTCTGGGGCGGGTAGATGCGCACGCCCGAGGCCGGACCGTCGAGCTCGCGCCCGATGAGGTCCTGGAAGACCGTGCGCTTCAGGGAGGAGACCAGCACCGAGGTGTTGTCCGGAGAGCGGTAGAGGTCGCCCTCGATCTTCGCGCCCATGAAGTCTCGGTGCACGCGCTTGTCGTATTTCAGGTCCTCGGCGAGGGTCACGGTCACGGACCGGGCCGTGTCCGCGCGGGTGAATGTCAGGACGTTGCCGTCGCGGGTTTCGGTCAGGGGCCCGTGCGCGGCGCACCCGGCAAGGGCGGCGACGGCAACGAAGATGAGCGTCAGCAATACAAGGCGTTTCATGGTCCTCTCCTATTTCCAGCCGATGACTTCGTAGCCCTTTTCGCGCAGGCAGCGGTCCACGAAATTCTTGTGGATGGCCGCCGGGTCCCCGGCCTTGAACCCCTCGTTGACCGCGCTTCCTGCGGCTGCCGCGCCGCCCGTGGCGGCCGCGCCCAGCCCGACGTCGTTGCCCATGATGGCTGCGAATACCGCGCCCGCCGCCGCGCCGATGGCGCCCGACCGGGCCACGTTGCCGGCGGCCTCGCCTCCGTCCGTGGCCGTGGCCCCGGCCCGCTCTGCCTTCATGATGCAGTCGTCGATGTCCGCCTGAGCCACCTGCATGCCCACGGCGTCCAGATGTTCGTTGGGGTAGAGCACGGGCCGCTTGGGGCCGCACCCCGCAGCCGCGAGGATCAGCACGGCCAACAGCAGCGCTCCGGCGCGATTCCACTTCATCGTAACACCTCCATGAGTATATTGGTGTATCGGCATACGAACCGACGGTCAATGGAGGCGGACCGCCCGCTGTTGCCTCCGGGCGGGAAACCCGCTATATTGAGAAAATCTAGAGAAACTCGAGGGGGAGTCCCATGCACCGTTTATCCTTTCCGATCCTGATGCTCCTTTTGCTGGGCCTGGCTTTTTCCGCAGGCGGCTGCACGGTCTACGACGTGGCCAGGGAAGAGCGCACCGTGGGCGACTACGCCACCGACGAAAAGATCGCCTTCATCATCGAGAAGGACTTCCTGGCGGACGATCTCGTCAAGTATCTCGACTTCGACGCCTCCAGCTACGAGGGGCTGGTCTACATCACCGGCGAGTACGAGTCCCGCGCCCAGGTGGACCGCGCCGTGGAGATCGCCAAGTCGGTCGAGGGCGTGCGCTCGGTGACCACCTACCTGCTGCCCAAAAAGGAAAACGACACCTGCGGCACCACGGACAACCTCAAGCTGTACGCCGCGGTCAAGAACGCGCTGGTGGGAGACATGGACATCAAGTCCACCAACATCGAGATCAAGACCGTGCAGTGCAACGTGGTCCTGCTCGGCATCGTCGGTTCCGAGGCCGAACGCGCCAGGACGGTAGCCCACGCCAAGGCCGTCAAGGGCGCGCGCTCGGTGAAGTCCTTCCTGCGGGTCAAGCGGTAGTCTGGGGGGCGGCATGACCGGACGCGCCACCTTCCGCCGCCCGCTCTTTCTTGCCGCCTGCCTGCTGGCCTGCGCTGCCCTGCTCCCCGCCTGCGCGGGCAAAAGCCCCGCTCCGGTCCCGCCGGAAGACGTGGTCGCGCCGCGCGCCGCCACCCCGGCCGAGCAGAAGGTCGTGCGGCTGGCCCGCTCACTTGTCG encodes:
- a CDS encoding intermembrane phospholipid transport protein YdbH family protein, yielding MSASLGKRILWWSFMVLPWLLALVLGAGWWLTVWTPGYLERLVPELAGDMGLELKEFRVRDAGLFSADIGPVRLGDGAGALTLANVHVTYTPASLKAGRVNSVRLDGLRFACSYEGGEFRLPVLDLLPSSENDGAGAVKSIPPLPFDRVVIRDSVLDCTVEGRAVSIPFDAEVTPGESIEFSGEVRPRDQRLRLDGVVGPTLDDLSLKVAGDAVRLGAFDDLLPVPLAGSADLAAEGRVNLSDPANAVGAFDVSLTGADLRALGVRLAEDAVVEIKSELAEGTIRFSMNRVALAEPYPAALTVPAGSLSADALSMQFSLAGAGVEMGGRLDASRREAGDGLWDVSFTAVNPNRLEVQAPGRVIVLDGFIFSMQGTAAPGRADVVLNCGTRGTGLPQFGFTSGPMRLTLPLKWPAPGAHTPGKISLSSLKMDKRKLGDVTAQVRQQGTDLAYGGTLRTELLPGLKVPFSGVSSMTSNRTEITFKVDDYVLSGRFDPATLSPGLKGVVLTGMLGADGGVRVGERGVESWAGVRLRDGSLTMSEGAVTAVGINASFSSPDLFVLRSAPAQQISFAEVRAGEIVLTNGKVAYQLESMGSVLVEQAGFDWCGGHVSSKAFRVVPDSREYNVTLFCSELKLSEILSQLGLAKARGAAALSGELPVTWKNGKISFNSGFLHSTPGEGGTIQVDAMQDLVDAIPEGTPQRGQLELAREAVRDFEYKWVRIKADTVGDDLLVRLSVDGKPASTLPFVYKREFGGFMRVTGDVKGSNFQGLRLDVNFSVPLDRILLYKDITRMIE
- a CDS encoding YdbL family protein — protein: MRNKTTLILIVTLAVTLFATSALAQSLKDRMIARKPAVAALLADGAVGENNQGYLEFRGAKKQADVVAAENQDRATVYQAIARKTGTTPDLVGQRRAAQIAETAPSGTWLQKPDGGWYRK
- a CDS encoding pseudouridine synthase, translating into MPEAQTVVVTRAESGQKLLQFLERRLTGEVPRSAIQKWIRTGQVRVDKGRKKPFDRLAEGQAVRIPPYTPGEDRSVPLGLGEQPGRLVIAFEDDELLAVAKPAGLAAHGGDGVDDSVTARLKAKYAGADFMPTLAHRLDRDTSGLLLAAKSYEALRRLNDLFASGGVGKVYVAWVDGRWSEPDGALLRDTMEKSGAPGREKVRTGSGKDALARVTSLVREKDRTLLGVRLLTGRTHQIRVQLASRGNPVVGDRKYGDNKSRGSMRLHCYAMQADGRTLNLKPAWTGKWAPDEDALRAALALLFD
- a CDS encoding BON domain-containing protein, whose translation is MHRLSFPILMLLLLGLAFSAGGCTVYDVAREERTVGDYATDEKIAFIIEKDFLADDLVKYLDFDASSYEGLVYITGEYESRAQVDRAVEIAKSVEGVRSVTTYLLPKKENDTCGTTDNLKLYAAVKNALVGDMDIKSTNIEIKTVQCNVVLLGIVGSEAERARTVAHAKAVKGARSVKSFLRVKR